GATTAGCAACTGGAAACATATTCTACCGTGCTTTGAAGGGAGTTATAGAGTTGTTGCAGTGGATTTGAGAGGGTATGGAAAATCGGATAAGCCATCAAATGTTGCACTTGAGGACTACATCAGGGATATTGATGCAGTAAGATCAGAACTTGGACTTGAAAACATTGTTCTAATTGGACACAGCTTTGGGGCGATGATAGCAATCGAATATGCTGCTCGGAGGCATGTTAATGGGATTGTGTTGATAGGTCCAGTTGCGTATTTAAAAACAGATGCTATTGACAAGATTATAATGCATTTGCCTCCTGCAATTTGGAAACCGATTCTCTTCAAAAGCAATCCCCTCACAAGACGGATGTATAGGAAGATGTTTTTCAGTCCATCAACGCCAGATGAAGTATTCTTAGAGTTCATGAAGGACAATAAAGACTACATAGAATCCTTGCCCCCACAAAGCTTCAGATATTTAATTCATCTTGCAGGATATAATGCCAAACCTTCTGCAGAGAAAGTAAACGTTCCTACTTTGATAATAGTTGGAGAAGATGATGTTGTTACACCGCCCGAACATGCAAAGCTGATACATAAGTGGGTTGAAAATTCAAAGCTTGTAATTATACCAAAAGCTGGGCATTTGGTACTCTATGAAAAGCCTGAAGAAATATGCAGGCTGATTAAGGAGTTTATCAAAGGGGCAGATTAGGGAGGTTAACGGAAATGAAGTTTGCTGGTGTTAATCTTGAGGAACCGAAAATTATGGGAGTTATCAACGTTTCCCCGGAAAGCTTTTACAAGGGAAGTGTCAAGCAGAGTGAGGACGAGCTGATTAGAACAGCTTTAAAAATGATTGAGAATGGAGCCTCTTTTATTGATATTGGGGCAAAATCTACAGCTCCTTATTTAGAAACCCAAATTCCAGTTGAAGAGGAAATCAGAAGGGCAGTCTGGGCGATCTCAACACTAAGGGATCATGTTAATGTTCCAATCAGCATAGATACAACAAATGCAAAGGTTGCTGAGGAAGCAATAAAAGCTGGAGCAGATATCATCAACGACGTTTCTGGACTTAAAGGGGACCCAGAAATGGTTAAAGTTGCAAAGGAATATGGTGTTCCCGTGATAATCTGCGCCCATGGAGAAGTTAGGGACTTCATGGAGCCTGTTCACACCGTAATCAGCTTCCTCCAAGAGAGTCTCCGGATTGCATACAAAAACGGAATTGAGAAAGAGAACATTGCAATCGACCCAGCAATTGGCTTCTTGAGACCAAATTATCCTCCCTGGTATGAGTGGGATTCAAAGATCATAGCAAATTTAAACATGCTCAAGATGTTTGGGCTTCCGATTTTGGTGGGTGTTTCCAGAAAGTCCTTTATCGGTGCAATAACGGGAAGAAAAGACCCGGGTGAAAGGCTGCCAGGCTCACTGGCAGCAACGGCAATAGCTGTTTGGAATGGGGCGAATATCATAAGAACCCATGATGTTAAAGAAACATTTGATGCAGTTAGGCTTGCATGGTTTATTAGGAGGTTCCGGGCATGAACATTTGTTATAATTTGACCTCTTCAATTTCAAATCTTTCTGTTTTTGGATAAATTTTGACGTAGAATGCCGTTCCGTTTTCAACTTCTTCGAATGGGATGTATGAATAATGTTCGAAAGTTGATGAGACCACTGCAAAGACATCAGCACCTTCAAAATATAGCAATCTGCCATAGTAGTAGTTCAAAGTGTCTGAAGCATATACATCGGTCATATATGCAGTTATAAACGCTCGAATTTCCTTTTTATTGTTCATGAGGAGTGTTACTGTGTTCATAAGAGATTTTGCTGTTAATTTAATTTCTTTGAATCTGTTCAGCAGATGTTCTTTTTCAATTCCTTCTAAAAAGCGGCAGAGGTAAGCTCCCATTACATAGCTGTCTGAAGCCCCTTTTAATTCTTCGGGATTAAGATCTCCCATCTCTATCAGCTGCTTTTTGTTTAAATCTCCGTTATGTAGCGTCCAGAATATAAAGCCCCTTCTCGTTGAAAAGCCAAAGGGCTGAACGTTAAACAGATTTTTCTCCCCCTGACTTGCGGCTCTTGTATGAGCCATAAATATTACGAAGCCATCCAGTTTTTCCATTGCTTCTTTAACCTTTTTCTTGTCCTCAAAAATTGCACTCTCACTGCGATAGTGCTCGATGTAACCATCTTTCAACAAGAGATAGCCCCAGCCATCTTTGTGCTGGCTTCCCTTTTTGCGGGCGAGTTTGTAAGGGTCATGTTCTGAAGATTTAAGCAGAGCCTCAAGAAGAGGTCTTACCCTTTTTCCATCACCTGTAGCGAACAGTATTCTGCACATTAAGACCACCAAAGGTTTTTAGCTTTTCATAGTATAAAAATTTGGGGATCGAGAATGATACTTAGAAAGTTGAAGAAGGAAGCACTTCGAATGATTGACGAAGACTTCACGATCGTAGATTTTTCATTTGCTCTCCCGTACACTTATGTTGTTATCGAAGGGAAGAGGGGAAAATCTTTAGGAGTTGCAATGACGCTTCCAGAAGAGATTCAAATGTATTCAAATGAAATCGGAGATGTGAATGTTGAGGAATTAATTGAAAAAGTGGACAGCTTAAACATAATTGAGCGTACTTTGGCAATAGCGACGATAAATGCAGTCTCCCAATATTACATAGATTTAAGCAGAGCCAAAAATGAAGATGCCGTAGAGCTCTTAGATGACAGCATTGGAAAAATTGCAGTAATTGGCAATATGCATCCCATAGTGAAGACGCTAAAAGAGAGGGGTTTTGATTTGTATGTATTTGAAAGAAACCTCAAGCTTTGGGACAGGGAAACCCTAAGCGATTCTTTGGAATACTGGCTTCTTCCAGAGATGGATGCAATTATTGTAAGCGGATCTGCATTGGTAAATGCTACTTTGGACATGATCCTTGAAAGATCTAAGAAAGCCAAACTGATTGTTTTAACCGGTCCAACAGCTCAACTTTTGCCTGAGCTTCTCAAAGGTTCCGGTGTGACTCATTTGGCATCAATGAAAGTTCTAAACATAGAAAAGGCACTTATCAGGCTTAAATTAGGCTCATTCAGGGGCTTTGAACAAGAAAATAAAAAGTACATCATTGAGGTGCCGGGGGATGGATAAGATAGAAAAGGCAATACTCGACGTTCTCAAAAAAGTAAATGAACACAGGAAATTGTATGAAAGAAATGAGGAAGCAGTAAAACAACATTTAATTGGTGGGATATTCCAAGCCCTTGGCTGGGAGTGGGACAATCCCAAGGAGGTGCGCCCAGAGGAGAGAACTGAGGAAGGGAGAGCAGATTATGCATTAATCACTGGTGATAGAGTGGTTGCGTTTATTGAGGCTAAGAATCTTAGTATAAATGTCCTCAAAAAGGAAAAACCACTGAGACAGCTTGGGAGATACTGCTTCAATAATGGGGTTAAATATGGTATTCTGACGAATGGAGTGGCATGGGTGGTTATTAAAGCATTTGAGGAAGGTTCTCGCCTTGAGGACAGGGTTATTTTAAGCGTGGACATAGAAAATGAGCCAATTGAGAGAACAACCCTCAAACTAAGTCTATTATCAAAAAGTAGAATAGAAAAACTCGAAAGATTTGCAACCCTCCTAAGAGCCTTAGAATTCAGCTTTGATGAGCTTAAGCGGGAAGGTATCAGCGAGAGAAAGCTAATAGAGTTTTTAACTGCTTCAAAGAAGAGATTACTCACTTTGGAGAAGTTAAGAGGAGATGAGCTTCCGAGAGCTCTCTACCTCTATGATGATGGATGGAAGATCGTTCCTCTCGTAGAGAGAAGTATTAAGGGAGTTTTGTTGTCTCTTCTTCTCTACCTTAGTGAGAGAAGTGAAGGGGAAGAAAAAGCTCAGATTAAAAAGGCTTATGCATATCTCAAGGAAATGCCAATTGATACTCAAAAAATTCTAAGGCTTCTGCATGAAATAGAAAAAGAGAAAGGAATCAGGATAGGGATTGAAATTTAACCGTTGTTTTTCCATGGAACCTCGGTTTTGATTTTCCAGATGCCCAAAAGCTTTCTTGAGCCCCAGGTTGCCTGAATTTCAAAAGCAACGATCATGTCTTCATATACGTCAATCAAATTGAATGAGTTTCCAAATGGATCTCTATGCAGCTCCCAGCTTATTGAGCCGGCATTGATTACCGGTGTTCTCTCAATTCTGACTCCAAATGCATTACCGCCGTGTCCTGTCATTACAAGTTCTGTCCTTTCCTCAGTGAGTATTTTTAGGACATTTCCAGCATCTTCAAGGAATCCAAGCTCCCTGCTTCTTGGGATTGGTATGATATTGTGATGCATTACAACTGCCGTGAACTTTTCTTTATGCTCTTCAAGAAGGGATTTCAAAAGCCTTTGACCCATCCTGCCAACTACCCCTATGGGCGTCTCGTATTGTGCTGTCAGCAGGGGGATGAAAACAAAATCTCCAAACTCTTTAATCTCAGGCTCCCCAAAGTACTCCTTGAATAAGTCATAACCAAGGTATGTTATGTCATTGTGTCCAGGAACGATCATTTTTTCAGCTTTAATCTTCTCGTAGTACTCTGCTGCCATTTCGTAGTATCTCTCAATCCCAACATCAACAATGTCGCCGCAGTGTATGACCAGATCAGGTTTGTATTTTTCGTTTATTGCCCTTATTGCATTTTCAAGAACGCGTTTTCTGAAATAAATCCTGTCAGAAACGTTGCTTTCGCTCATCTGAATTATCCTCAAAAGATGCTTTCCTTTTGGAATGAAAATCTTTGGCTTCACGGATTTGTAGCTCTTTTTCAGTTCATCCCCGGTAACTCTCCTTATCGTCACATCTATTCTCCCATCTCCATTTAGTTTGATGATATTGTAGCTGTTCACGTCACCTTTCCTTGTCTTTCTGCATGATGTACAGCCGGCATTTACAACGACCAAATCCTCAATATTGTAAACATTTGGAACATGCTTGTGTCCGCAGAGATACAGATTAACCTCATGCCTCAAGAGCAGATCCAGAACGTCGCCCGCATTGTACAGAACATTCCTCTCCCTTCCTGTGTCTGGAAGAGGGACAAGGTGGTGGTGAGCAGCGACGATTTTAAATTTTTTGTGCGAATACTCTTCAAGCTTTTCTTTCAGCCAACGGAACTTATACCCCCCAACTCTTCCATCGCTTAAATCGGGTATCGTTGAATCTATCCAGATTATCACAAGATTGTCTCGTTCATAAACCCCGTATAGCGGACCAATGTATTTCTCAAACAGCTCATATCCAACATTTCTGGCGTCGTGATTTCCGGGGAGCACAATTAGAGGCTTTCTAATTTTCCTGATTAGATAGCTGGCATGCTCGTACTCTTCTTTAAGACCTTGGTTCGTTACATCTCCGGTATGAATTACTAAGTCAAAATCACCCCGATTTACCTCGTTCACTATCAGATCATAGGCATAGGACTTGAAAGCTGGGTCTTGGGTTATATGGGTGTCGCTTATATGTGCTATCCTAACCATTAGCATCACTCCACTGAGATTGATGTTTCAAGCTTCCTCCTTGTTGCTTCAAGCAGATCGCTCAGTGTGAAAATACCTACTATTTTTCCTTCTTCCTCAATTAAGATGTGCTTAATTCTATGATATGCCATTGTCTTGAGAACTTCTCTCACTGGGGTGTTCGCATCCGTAGTTATCAATTCCCGGGTCATTATTTCCTTTACTGGAGTCGTGTATGGCAAGCCAGGTACAATAACCCTTCTTATGATGTCCGATTTTGTGAAGAAACCAACAACCCTGTCATTCTCAATAACAACTAAAGATCCTATGTCAAACTTCACCATAATCTTGCAGGCTTCCTGGATGGTGTCATCAGGGTTTACCCCAATGAGTTTTCTCGTCATGTAAACTTTAATTGGTGCATTTCTTTCCATAACTATCACCACATCTTAAATGGAATTGAGTATCCATCCTTAAAATAAACTTTGCTTCATATTTCGGCAAATATATAAGGACACCATATTGACGCACCTGAACTAAAATTGAATAATGGATATCACTCCCAAATTTCAATGCCCCGCTCCTTCAATCGCTCCAAGACTTCTTCCATGAGACGCTCCATTATTGCGTTCACCGTTTTTTCAAGCTCTACATTCTCGATAATTGGTATCCTATGCTCCTTAGCTTTTTCAATTAAAAACTCCTGAATTTCCATTATCTCATCGAGGTTTTTTAGATAGTATTCGGCAGGTCTGAGGCTGTATCTGGTTCTCTCATAAAATCGCGCTTTGAGGGATTCCTTGTCCTTGACTACTATCAGATACATGAAGCTCCTGTCGTTGAGCTTAATGTAGCCTGGAACAAGATGAATACCCTCAATTATTGTGTTAAAGCCCTCGGTGTATGAACGCTCTATTACAGCATTTACCCCAACGGCTACATGCCTAACTTGTGTTTCAAAACCATATATTAGAGGGGATATTCCCTTGGGGAAGTTTTCTATTTCCTTCCACGCCAGGAAGGATGATGTATGAATTGCCGGAATTAACTCCTTTGCTATTATCTTCCTCATGACTTCTCTAACGGTGTCGGTACCGATTATTGTTCTCATACCCAATCTAAAAGCTAACTCAGTTGAAATCGTTGATTTCCCAACACCAGTTGTTCCGCCGATAAGAATTATCATGGGAAACTTCAGCTTTTTAAGCCGACGCCAGAAAAGATAGCGTTTTGCCTCTTCTTTTAAGCCGTGTTCCACCAGCTTCTCATATGTGATCTCTCGAATGTCATCTTTTGTAACCTTCTTTTTTCTCATCTCCATAAAGTGTTTCATGACCTCGGTTGCTATTGAGTATGCTATTCCGACCTCTACCCCTGCTGAGGTTATTGATCTCGTTAGTATTCCTCTGGAAAAGGGAAGCTCCGTTTTTCTTTCTTTGTCAATGACTATTATCATCTTCTCCCCTCCAGTAGCTCTTTTCCGAGCTTAAGCACGGCTTCTCTCAGGTTTTTGCCATCAACATTCACGGGCTCGTTATCAAGATAGACAATCTTTTTTCCTTCTTTGAGAACTTCTCTCGTCACGACATCAACTGCTGCAGCTTTAAGCTCAACCAAAACTATGTCATAGTTCCTAAATGTTTTTAGATCCCTTCTAAGCTTAGATCTGTTGGCAAGGTTTGGGCTTATTCCGACGATTTCTATTCCATACTGTTCCTCGATGTAGTTAGCTGCTCTTTTTACAGCTTTTCTTGGTGCTGTCATAATAAGAACAGCCCTCCCCTCTGCTTTTCCAAGAAGCTTTGGCTTAAATGCCGTGATATGAACATCTGCATCTGGATTTATCTTTTTTATTGCTTTCTCTACAGCATTAATTTTTCTTTTACTAACCATGTCTGCCATTGTGACAACGACTAAATCCGCCAGGCCAACCCTAAAAGGTCCAAAGTATCCTCTAATGAAGGAGAGCTTTTGTGTAGCACCAACAACAGTTATGTACTTATCTGCTCTAAACGCTGGAAAAGTAGCACCACTTCCCTCCAAGATTACCAAATCCCCTTCAAGCTTCTCAGCTATTTTAATCCCCTCTTCAACAATATCAAAGAATGAAAACCCTGCCATCCCTCCACCGCATCTCCTGCACCCAACTGTTGTAACTCTCGCAGTTAGGGCATCTTCAAAATGATCTGAAGCAGCATGCTTTCCTTTTTCAGCCATTTTAAGCAAAAACTCTGGCGTAATTTCAAATTTATCTCCATAAATGATCTCCGGCGTCTCTGGACCTCCCCTCCCCATTGTTACAATTATTGGCTTTGCAACCTCTTTTAGAGTTCTTGCCACAAATCCACTCACAGCAGTTTTTCCAACTCTTTTGCCAGTCCCTATTATGGCTATACTCGGTTTTTTAGTTTTTTTCATTTCTTTAGGTCTGAATTCAAAATCAGCTCCCCTGTATGTAATACCATGCTTCATGAGAAGGGAGGCTATTCTGAAACGGTCCTCACAATTTAGAATTGGCTCATCACTTAGGTCAACAACCTCTCTGACTTGATTCTCCACTATAGCCCTTTCAAGCGCCTTCAGGTAATCTGCATCATGATAGAGGGGAACCTCTATTTTTCTCTCCAGATCTTCAAGCCTTCCAATTTTCTCACTCCCACCCAAAAACACAGCACAGCACACATTTCCAATCCTTTTTATTGCCCACCTGATTACATCTGGATAATGCTCTCCATCAATTAAGACAAGTCTCATGAGAACCACCTAAAACTACCTCTGCTTTATAGTGTTTTAAGTTTGTGGTTTTTAGTTGATTAAACATAAGTGTTTACTTCATCAAATTTGTTTACCCGAAATGTTTAAATTACTCAAGGCTGGGTATCTTATGGTGGTACTATGAGAAGGCTGTTGGTTTTAATCACACTTGGAGTTCTGATTATAGGGATTGTTATTACAAGTGGTTGCATAGGTGAAAATGCTGGAACACGTGAAAAAGCCTCTCCATCAGCAACACAAACAGAGCTCAAAAAAGCAACTTTAAAGATTTTCCATGCTGGTTCTCTAAGTGAGCCACTTAAAGACGTCAGCGAAGCTTTCAAGGAATATGCTAAGGAAAATCTTGGCTATGACGTGGAAATCCAGGCAGAGGCAAGCGGAAGCGTCATGGCAGTTAGGAAAGTTACGGATCTGCACAAAACAGCTGATATAGTGGCCGTTGCTGATTATACCCTGATACCTCAGCTCTTAGTTCCAAATTACACTGATTTTTACGTCCTCTTCGCCACAAATGAAATTGTCATTGCGTTCACAGACAAGAGTAAATATGCTGATGAAATCAACTCAGACAACTGGTACGAAATCTTGGCAAGACCTGATGTTAAGTTTGGCTTCAGCGATCCCAACCAAGACCCCTGCGGATACAGAAGTGTAATGGTCATGAAATTAGCTGATCTCTATTACGGAAAGCCGATATTTGAGACACTTGTTGAGAAGAACACAAACATCTACGCAGAAGGGAATCATGTAATTGCTCCCAAGGAAATACAGGTTAAGAATGATAAAGTTGTCATAAGACCAAAGGAGACTGATCTGACAGGTTTAGTTGAGTCCGGTTCTCTTGACTATTACTTCATCTACAAGAGCGTTGCAATGCAACACCACCTTAAGTTCATTGAGTTGCCAAAGGAGATAAGTCTAAAGGATTTCACTTTGGCTGACCATTATGGACAAGTCAGCATAACCTTGGGCTCAACAGGAAAGACCATTAAAGCGAAGCCAATTGTCTATGGTGTCACTGTTCTCAAAGATGCCCCAAATAGAGAACTTGCTCTTCAATACCTCCGCTTCATGCTGAGCGGGAAGGGCAAAGAGATCTTTGCAAAGAATTATCAAGATTTTATATGGCCACCGGTAGCATTTGGAAATGTTCCTAATGAGATCAAGGATGAGGTGAAGATTGAAGGCTAACCTTTTTATTTTTCCTTTTCAGAGGTGAAGATATGAAGCGCGACTATGTAACAGCATTCTTTGCTCTGATTGGGACGTTCCTTGTGCTGTATATCCTCCTGCCATTATTGGTTATCATAAGCAAACAGCTCTTCGACTGGGAGATGCTTGTAAAAGCGCTCCACGATGAGCTCGTTTTGGATTCTCTTAAAAACTCTCTCCTAACATCAACAGCTACAATGATAATTTCCCTTTTCTTCGGTGTCCCCCTCGGCTATGTCCTTGCGAGAAAAGATTTCAGAGGCAAAAGCTTTGTTCAAGCTGTTGTTGATGTTCCGATTGTAATTCCCCACTCTGTTGTTGGTATTATGCTCCTCGTAACTTTTTCAAACAGGATTCTCGACAGCTATTTGGGGATAATTATGGTAATGCTCTTTGTTTCTGCACCGTTTACGATAAATGCTGCTCGTGATGGATTTTTGGCTGTTGATGAAAAGCTCGAGCATGTAGCAAGAACTTTAGGGGCATCAAAGCTTAAAGCATTCTTTACAGTTAGCTTGCCTTTGGCTTTGCCTTCAATCTTCAGCGGAGCTATAATGACATGGGCGAGGGCAATAAGCGAGGTTGGAGCTATCTTAATTGTCGCTTACTATCCAAAAACAGCCCAAGTTTTAGTCATGGAATACTTCAACAACTATGGACTGAGGGCTTCAAGGCCAATTTCTGTGATTCTAATACTGCTGAGCTTAGGCATATTCGTTATTTTGAGGTGGCTCGTAGGGAGGGCGAGAAATGCTTAGGGTCGAAAACGTGAGCAAGGATTGGAAAGAGTTTAAGCTCAGGAACATAAGCTTCGAAGTCAATAAAGGAGAGTATTTTATAATTCTGGGCCCAAGTGGTGCTGGAAAAACTCTTCTTCTTGAAGTTATCGCTGGAATTTTCATCCCAGATTCTGGGAGGATTTTCATGAACGATGAAGACATAACTTTCTTACCTCCAGAAAAGAGGGATCTTGCATATATTCCTCAAAATTATGCACTCTTCCCCCATATGAGAGTTTATGATAATATCGCTTACGGATTAAAGCTGAGAAAAATTCCCAAGATGGAGATCGAGAGAAAGGTTAAAGAAATTGCAGAAATTCTTGGAATCTCTAATCTCTTGCATAGGAATCCAAAAACGCTGAGTGGCGGTGAGGCTCAGAGAGTTGCCATTGCAAGAGCTTTGGTTTTGGAGCCAAAGCTCCTTCTCTTGGATGAGCCTTTTGCAAATCTTGATGTCCAAACAAGGGCTAAGCTCATTCAAGAGATGAAGCGCTGGCGTAGGGAGCTCAACTTTACAGCCCTCCATGTGACCCACTCTTTTGAGGAAGCTGTGAGCTTAGGAGACAGAGTTGGAGTAATGCTTAACGGGAAGTTAATTCAGACAGGAGGAGTCAGGGATGTATTTGGAAAACCAAAGAATGAAGAAGTTGCGAGGTTTCTTGGCTTTGAAAATATAATTGAAGGGATTGCAGAAGGTAGAATTCTGAAAGCAAATGGTATTTTAATTGAACTGCCAACAGAGGCTAAAGGGAAGGTTAGAATTGGTATAAGACCGGAGGAAATCATAATTTCCAACGAACCAATAAGAACTTCCGCAAGGAATGAGTTTAAGGCTAAAGTTTTGGCAATTGAAGACTTGGGCTCACTGATTAGATTAACTCTTGATATTGGCGGAATTGAGCTTAAAGCCTTTATAACTCGCTCCTCTCTGATTGAGATGGGAATTAAGGAAGGAAAAGAAGTTTATGCAAGCTTTAAAGCAACGGCAATTCACGTGTTCTAATGCATCCATGTGTCTATTGGTGCGTTTATTTGATATTTGATGAGCCTAATTTTACATATAGCAAGATTTTAAAGGTGAATCTTCGTTCATGAATCTGGTGATGCTAAAATGAAGAAGCTGAGCTTGGCAGAGGCGAGTGCAATCTTAATCGGGACTCAGATTGGAGCGGGAGTTTTGGGTTTGCCTTATGCCCTAAAAGATATCGGATTTTTGGGAATTATCATCGTTATTGCAACGGGATTGTTAACATTGCTCACAGCGCTGTTTGTTCTCGAGTTAGCCGCTCACAGCGACGGAACTCTCTCTAAGATTGCTGAGGCTTATTTGGGAAAAATTGGCGGATATCTTATGTTTTTGAGCATCTCTGTGCTAAGCTATGGAGCTTTGATCGCTTACATAGCTGGAAGTGGGGACATCCTCTCTTCTCTCCTCGGTATTAATGAGAAAGCTGGCGCTCTGATATTCTGGTTTGTAATGAGCTTGATAGTCTTTCTTGGTTTAAAAGCTTCGGGTGAAGCGGAGCTTCTGCTGAACTTCCTTTTATTAGGCACTCTAACCCTTGCGGTAGCACTTGTTATGCCCAATGCTGATGTCTCAAACTTAACGAAGATCGATTATTCAGCTATAACAAAAGGTATTGGTGTTGCTGTATTTGCCTATGTAAGTCATATGGTTGTTCCAGAAATGCTGAAAGGTCTGGAAGATGTTAGAAAGACCACAAAAGCTGTTCTTATTGGATATCTTGTCCCTATGGTGTTCTACGCTTTCTTCGTGCTTGCATTTGTTGGCACTTTTGGATCAAAAACTCCAGAATTGGCAACTTCAGCCCTTGAGCAACTCTATGGTAGATTGGGCAACATTTTGGGCTTAATTCTTCCTTTGGCAGCAATAAGCACAAGCTACATTGGAATTGGTTTGGCACAGATGGACAACATGAAAGAGATATTTAGCATTAAAAGGTCTCATGCATGGCTTTTAACCGTGATTCCACCGCTGCTTGTGTACTTTGCTGGGCTAAACAGCTTTGTCAACGCTCTCTGGATGGCTGGAACCTTTGGTGGCTTACTCTATGCGGGCATTCTGCCGACAGTGATGTATGTAAAAGCAAAAAAGATTCATAGAAAGCTGCATCTTCCAATTCCCCATAGTTTTGTTTACCTTTCAGGACTGGTGTTCTTTTTGGTGTTCATTTACTCGATTTTGTCTGTGTAATGTTTTTTACCATTTAACGTTCCACAATATCTGGCATCCAGTGGGTGCTAAAAAGAATTAAGTAATAGAAAATCAAAAAAATCAGGGAGTTCTCTGGATTTTCTGCTTTGTGTAGCAGGACATCCAAATTCGACCAAACTTGCACAGTAAAGTTTGCTTCACTTCAAAATTCCCAAGCTCTTGTTCGTCTTCTTTATGCTTTCCCACTTATCAGCTAATTCAAAAATTGCTCTGATTGCGTCAATGTTCTCTGGTACAACGTCGCTCTCCTGATGAACTGCCTGAATGTAGAACAGCCTGTTGCCCTTAACGTTTATGCTCTCCTTCCAGACGGCTATTTCGTAGAGGTTGTTCCACTCTCTGTGCAAATCCCTTGCAAACTCTATTAGCTGTGCTGTGCTGTCAAATCCTTTCTCTTTCTCAAAGAGCAGAACCCTCGTGGTGTTCTCAAAGATATCGATTACATCTTCCCTGGTGATTGGCTTCTTCAGCTCAACCATTATTGAGTGGACGTGCATTATTGTAGTTGGTACAACAAAAGCTGTCGTCTCAATGTTTATTGGGATAACTGTTTGAACATCTGGCCCGTGATGGGATGGAACTTCAACGGTTGGCTTTATTGCATTGATTGGGCCTCTCTTAATGTCATTTGGATCAGCGGCTCTCCTAATCATCACAGCGTAAACGTAGTCAATGTACTCTTGAATCGCGCTTAGAGTCCTTGTTAATCCGGTTGTGTTGCATGAGACAACCCTAACGTAGCTCTTTCCGAGGGCTTTCTCATAATTTGCCTGAGCAACGAAGGAAACCTCTGCAACATCAGCCTTTTCTCCACCTTGAAACACTGCTTTAACTCCGTACTTTTCATAAATCGTCTTATTCTTTGCCCCCATTCCCCCCGGAGTCGCATCAACGATAACATCAACTTTTTGAAGCAAGTCTTCTAAAGTTCCGGCAACTTCAAAGCCGGCTTTTTCAAACCTTGGCAAAAATTCCTCTGATGCCGCATATACTGGAATGCCGAGCTCCTTTGCCCTGTAAGCTTCGAAGTCCGGCTTTGTCTTTGTTACACCTATAAGTGTCATATCATCTTGCTTTGT
Above is a genomic segment from Thermococcus sp. SY098 containing:
- the folP gene encoding dihydropteroate synthase; amino-acid sequence: MKFAGVNLEEPKIMGVINVSPESFYKGSVKQSEDELIRTALKMIENGASFIDIGAKSTAPYLETQIPVEEEIRRAVWAISTLRDHVNVPISIDTTNAKVAEEAIKAGADIINDVSGLKGDPEMVKVAKEYGVPVIICAHGEVRDFMEPVHTVISFLQESLRIAYKNGIEKENIAIDPAIGFLRPNYPPWYEWDSKIIANLNMLKMFGLPILVGVSRKSFIGAITGRKDPGERLPGSLAATAIAVWNGANIIRTHDVKETFDAVRLAWFIRRFRA
- a CDS encoding metallophosphoesterase; protein product: MVRIAHISDTHITQDPAFKSYAYDLIVNEVNRGDFDLVIHTGDVTNQGLKEEYEHASYLIRKIRKPLIVLPGNHDARNVGYELFEKYIGPLYGVYERDNLVIIWIDSTIPDLSDGRVGGYKFRWLKEKLEEYSHKKFKIVAAHHHLVPLPDTGRERNVLYNAGDVLDLLLRHEVNLYLCGHKHVPNVYNIEDLVVVNAGCTSCRKTRKGDVNSYNIIKLNGDGRIDVTIRRVTGDELKKSYKSVKPKIFIPKGKHLLRIIQMSESNVSDRIYFRKRVLENAIRAINEKYKPDLVIHCGDIVDVGIERYYEMAAEYYEKIKAEKMIVPGHNDITYLGYDLFKEYFGEPEIKEFGDFVFIPLLTAQYETPIGVVGRMGQRLLKSLLEEHKEKFTAVVMHHNIIPIPRSRELGFLEDAGNVLKILTEERTELVMTGHGGNAFGVRIERTPVINAGSISWELHRDPFGNSFNLIDVYEDMIVAFEIQATWGSRKLLGIWKIKTEVPWKNNG
- a CDS encoding type I restriction enzyme HsdR N-terminal domain-containing protein — translated: MDKIEKAILDVLKKVNEHRKLYERNEEAVKQHLIGGIFQALGWEWDNPKEVRPEERTEEGRADYALITGDRVVAFIEAKNLSINVLKKEKPLRQLGRYCFNNGVKYGILTNGVAWVVIKAFEEGSRLEDRVILSVDIENEPIERTTLKLSLLSKSRIEKLERFATLLRALEFSFDELKREGISERKLIEFLTASKKRLLTLEKLRGDELPRALYLYDDGWKIVPLVERSIKGVLLSLLLYLSERSEGEEKAQIKKAYAYLKEMPIDTQKILRLLHEIEKEKGIRIGIEI
- a CDS encoding CBS domain-containing protein, with product MERNAPIKVYMTRKLIGVNPDDTIQEACKIMVKFDIGSLVVIENDRVVGFFTKSDIIRRVIVPGLPYTTPVKEIMTRELITTDANTPVREVLKTMAYHRIKHILIEEEGKIVGIFTLSDLLEATRRKLETSISVE
- a CDS encoding class II glutamine amidotransferase; amino-acid sequence: MCRILFATGDGKRVRPLLEALLKSSEHDPYKLARKKGSQHKDGWGYLLLKDGYIEHYRSESAIFEDKKKVKEAMEKLDGFVIFMAHTRAASQGEKNLFNVQPFGFSTRRGFIFWTLHNGDLNKKQLIEMGDLNPEELKGASDSYVMGAYLCRFLEGIEKEHLLNRFKEIKLTAKSLMNTVTLLMNNKKEIRAFITAYMTDVYASDTLNYYYGRLLYFEGADVFAVVSSTFEHYSYIPFEEVENGTAFYVKIYPKTERFEIEEVKL
- a CDS encoding alpha/beta hydrolase, producing the protein MPFIDVDGIKIHFYDSGKAVGENLPALLFLHGSPGQISNWKHILPCFEGSYRVVAVDLRGYGKSDKPSNVALEDYIRDIDAVRSELGLENIVLIGHSFGAMIAIEYAARRHVNGIVLIGPVAYLKTDAIDKIIMHLPPAIWKPILFKSNPLTRRMYRKMFFSPSTPDEVFLEFMKDNKDYIESLPPQSFRYLIHLAGYNAKPSAEKVNVPTLIIVGEDDVVTPPEHAKLIHKWVENSKLVIIPKAGHLVLYEKPEEICRLIKEFIKGAD
- a CDS encoding Rossmann-like domain-containing protein, producing MILRKLKKEALRMIDEDFTIVDFSFALPYTYVVIEGKRGKSLGVAMTLPEEIQMYSNEIGDVNVEELIEKVDSLNIIERTLAIATINAVSQYYIDLSRAKNEDAVELLDDSIGKIAVIGNMHPIVKTLKERGFDLYVFERNLKLWDRETLSDSLEYWLLPEMDAIIVSGSALVNATLDMILERSKKAKLIVLTGPTAQLLPELLKGSGVTHLASMKVLNIEKALIRLKLGSFRGFEQENKKYIIEVPGDG